The genomic DNA AAGTCCTTAAAAGGACAAAATCTCTTTTTCCTTCTCTTCGCTGATCCGGTCCACTCTTTCAATAAAATCATTGGTAATCTTCTGGATCTCTTCCTGGCCTTTAAAAAATCCATCTTCGGAAATGGTCTTGTCTTTTTTAAGTTCTTTGAAGGATTCGTTGGATTCCCGGCGTATATTTCTTAAGGCTACCCTGGATTCCTCGGCTATTTTTTTGATTACCTTCACCAGATCGCGGCGTCTTTCTTCGGTCAACTGGGGGATATTGATGCGAATAATTTTTCCATCGTTGATAGGGTTGAGTCCCAGTTCGGATTTAAGAATAGCTTTTTCAATATCGCCGATGGCTTTGATATCCCAAGGTTGAATCGTAATCAACCGGCTTTCCGGAACGGCTATGGAGGCCACCTGGTTTAAAGGGACCTGGCTCCCGTAATATTGGACCCGAAGCCCGTCCAACAGGGAAACCGACGCCCTCCCGGTGCGAATACGGCTCAAGTCTTTTTTTAAGGCCTCAATGGCCTTCTCCATTTTTTCACTGGTCTCTTTGTATACCTTCTCCGCCATGGTTTACCCCTTTATCAAGGTCCCAATCCGGGATCCCAGGATGATCTTTTTTAAGTTCCCTTTTATCAGGCCATTAAAGACGACGATAGGGATATTGTTTTCCCTGGCTAAAGAAACGGCTGTAGCATCCATAACCTGAAGGTGACTCTGCAAGAATTGGGAATAACTTATTTCAGAATAAATTTTGGCCTCTGGGTTCAATTTAGGATCCTGATCATAGACCCCATCCACCTGGGTAGCTTTCAAGATGACTTCCGCACCCAGTTCGGAGGCCCTTAAGGCCGCCGCGGTGTCGGTGGTAAAAAAGGGATTACCGGTCCCGGCCGCCAGTAACAGGACCGTCCCCTTTTCCAGCAGAACCTTAGCCGATTGGGGAATATAGGCTTCGGTCAACCCCTGAACCGGCAGGGCCGACAAGACCTGGGCCTGTATTTTTTCATTTTTCAAAGACTCTTTAATGGCCACGGCATTAAACAGGGTGGCCAACATCCCCAGATAGTCCGCCTGAATCCGGTCCATACCGCGGGCACTGGCGGCCACCCCGCGGAAGATATTTCCTCCACCGACGACGATCCCGATTTGGGCGCCCAGGGTAACGACCTCTTTAATTTCCTTGGCGGTCTTGGCCAACACCTTGACATCGATACCAAAACCTTTGTCGCCGGCCAGGGCCTCACCGCTCAGTTTCAATAGAATTTTTTTATATTTGGTTTTGCTTAAGGCCATATTCGGTATTCCCCCAAAAAACCTTTTTGACAGGATTTACCGGATTACCGGTTTAATTTGCCTTTCCGGAAGAAAAGTCAATTGGTGAGCTCGTAAAATTCCGTCATTCCGATTCCGTACCCGTAGGGTACTACACCCCCGAGGGCGCAGGCGGGAATCCAGACCATTAGTAACTATCTAGACCCGTTTCCACGGGAATGACGAAAATGAGCGCTTACGAACTTTTTACAAGTCCGTCAATCCTGTCAGGTGTACCTTTACTCTTCCCCTAACTGATATCGGGCAAAACGCCGTATGGTGATACTTTCCCCGATTTGAGAGACCTTTTCATTCAACAGGTCGGTGATGGAAACGTCCGGATTTTTAACATAAGGCTGCTCCATCAAGCAGGCCTCTTTAAAATATTTTTCCACTTTACCTTCCACGATCTTCTCAATGACCTTTTCCGGCTTTCCGGTCTCCTTGGCCTGGGCCCGGTAGATCTCCTTCTCCTTTTCCAGGAGTTCGGCCGGCATATCTTCCCGGCGAACACAAACCGGATTAGCAGCGGCTATATGCATGGCCAGGTTATGGACCAGTTCTCCAAACTGATCGGTTCGACCGACAAAATCGGTTTCACAATTGACCTCCACCATGACCCCGATCTTCCCTCCACCATGGATATAGGAACCAACCTGTCCTTGAGAAGTAGTCCGGCCGGCCCTTTTTTGAGCAGTGGCCAGGCCTTTTTTACGCAAATATTCAACTGCTTTTTCCATATCGCCCTCGGCCGCTTTTAAGGCCTCTTTGCAATCCATCATTCCGGCCATAGTCTTTTCACGAAGGGCCTTGACTAATTCTGATGTTATATTCAACTTTCCGCTCCTCCCTGGGCTGGTATTTCTTCCAATTTTCGGATGATTATCACTTCCGGACCGGCCGGACCTTGAGGACTTTCGCCCTTTTTCATTCCCGGCGCCCCGGTTTCAGCGGGGGACTCCTCAACAAAGACCTCTTTGTCTATCTCGGCCTGTTGCGCCTCTTCCCTTTTGGTCTTACCTTCCAAACAGGCATCGGCTATTTTTGAAGTGATCAATCGAATAGCCCGAATGGCGTCATCATTACCAGGGATGATATAATCGATTTCATCGGGATCACAATTGGTATCGACAACCGAAACCAGCGGGATCCCCAATTTCTTGGCCTCCAGGATGGCGATCCTTTCCTTTCGGGGATCTATAACAAAAATGGCTTTGGGGAGGCTCTCCAGTTCTTTGATTCCGCCCAGGTTACGGAGCAGCTTAACATACTCCCGATCCATATTGATGATTTCTTTCTTGGGAAATCGCTGAATCGTTCCATCGGCCTTGATCCTTTCGAGGTATTTCAGGCGTTCTATTCCCAGGCGAATGGTTACAAAATTGGTCAATGTCCCCCCCAACCAGCGGTGGTTGACAAAAAACATTCCGCAACGCTCGGTTTCTTCTTTTATGGATTCCTGGGCTTGTTTCTTGGTCCCCACAAAGAGAACCGACCCTCCCTGGGCTACGGTATCCACCACAAAATCATAAGCGGTTTTAAAAAGATTAACGGTTTTCTGCAGATCAATAATGTAAATCCCATTTCTGGCCCCATAAATATAAGGCTTCATTTTGGGATTCCATCGTTTGGTCTGGTGACCGAAATGGACCCCGGCCTCCAACAACTGTTTCATGGAAACATACGACATAATTATCCTCCCTTTGGGTTTTTCCGCCGCTTTTTCAATGAGTTGTCAGCATTTATTTAAGATGCACCCAAGAGACCGAAAAAGCGTGAGAATTTAGTAAATTTGATAATCATACTAAAAAATAACTTTTCAAGCAAGGAAAAACTATTCAAACTTCAATCATGGCGGGATTAATGGGTTAAGCCTAGACTGGATTCCCGTCCCCGATTAAGGCATTCGAGGACAGGCTCTTCGCGGGAATGACGTCTTTGGATAAGGTTGTCCTATTTGATATAGCTTTAAATCAAGTATCCAGTATCAAGTATCCAGCATCCCGACAGCTTCCCTTTCTAACGCCAGTAGTTTCTCCTTAAGCGGCAGTCCGCTGCCATAGCCCACCAGGTCCCCCCGGGAACCGATCACCCGATGACAAGGGACCACGATAGGAATCGGGTTATTATGATTGGCCTGGCCGACGGCCCGGCCGGCCTTGGGACGACCGATGGCCCGGGCTATTTCCCCATAACTGCGGGTTTCCCCATAAGGGATGGCTGTTAAGGCCTCCCAGACTTGCCGTTGAAAGGGAGTTCCTTCCAGGTCCAGGGGAATTTCGAAAACCATCTTCCTGCCGACCAGATATTGATCCAACTGATGATAGAGATCCTGAAAGGGGTCTGGGAGCTGGGTAAAAAAATGGGGCTGAAAATGGGACAGGATCTTTTGAAAAAAGGATTCAACCGGGTGGCCCGGCAAGGAAAGGGCGCATAGACCTTTCTCCGTAGCAGCTACATAGACGCGCCCCAGGAGGGGAAACGCCTTGCTGTCATAAAATACCGTCGTCCTGCCCATCTGATAACCTCCCTAATAAATTTGACCGCTTTGCTTAAGGAGCGTCCCCCGCCATGGCGGAGGCCTTGAGTGAAGAGGCAGTTGCCTTCAGCCTCAAACGCAGTGCTCCTCTAACGAAGTGATCCTCAAGCGAAGCGCTCCTTTAGCGATAGCGCTCCTCAAACGCAGTGGTCCTCAAGCGCAGCGGTCCTCAAGCGAAGCGCCCTTCAGCCATTCAGCCCCCTGGAAGCTGCCGGTTCTCTGAAACCAATCCTGGATCATCTTTAAAGTCTTTTGTTTTTCCAAGGCCCAAAGCGGGGCGGCCAACTGCTTGGGATGGGGGTCGCCCGTTAAACGCTGGATAATCCAATGGGGTGGGCAGTGTTCTAAAAACCGGCAGGCCCAATCTACATATTGATCCTGCTGAAGAGGATGATATCTCCCTTGTCGCCACCATTTTTCTAATAAGGTCCCCTGATTGATAAACAGTGAATGGATTTTCAATCCCTGTATATCCAGTTCGGCCAACCGGTCGGCCGTATAAAGGCATTCTTTCAATCCTTCTCCCGGCAGACCCAGGATGACGTGAGCGCAAATGTTGATATTCCGTTTCCGGGTTTCTTCCACGGCCAGAATGAAATCCTCAATCGTGTGACCCCGGTTGATCAATTGTAAAGTTTGGGGATGAAAAGATTGAAGGCCGTATTCGATCCAAACCAGATGGGAGGACTGAAAACCCGCTAAAAGATCGAGGATCTCAGGGCTGATGCAGTCCGGCCGGGTCCCCACCGACAAGCCGACCACGTCTTCCACGGATAAAGCCTCCCGATATAATGATTCTAAGATTTTCAACGGGCCGTAGGTGTTGGTGAAAGACTGAAAATAGGCGATAAATTTTTTGGCCCCATAACGGCTGCTTAAAAAACTTTTCCCCTGCCTGAGCTGCTGCTCAATTGAAGGCGTCTCTGAATAGACCCCTGTCCCGGAACCCTGGGCATTACAATACAGACATCCGCCGGTCCCTTTGGACCCGTCGCGGTTCGGGCAGGTCAAACCGGCGTCTAAGGAAATCTTCTGAACCCGACAGCCGAAGGTCTGGGTCAGATAGGCGGCATAACGGTTATAGGGTTGATTATTCATTTGAGAAATAGTAGCATAAGATTGGGGTTTGTGGTACACTTTAGCATGAAAAAAATTTGGAGTTTGGAGTTTGGAGAAAACCATTTTCATGCGTTGTGGTGTCCCGCCCCAAGCGGGACTTGAGGGTTTAATTCAAAAATAGCTCAAAGCTCAAGACTGAAAGGGCAATAACGTGGGAGTAATAAGTTGACCTATAGCCCATTGCCCATAGCCTATAGCCTGTCCATTAAAAAAAAAGATGGTCGTGAAAAACTCAGATCAAAGAAGGGAAACCCGATGAACCCGAATGATGCCCCTTCTCTTTTATTTGTACCTTCCACGGAAATAGAGACCCGGATTCGCTGTATCCAGGACCAGATGGTCCAGGAAGGGCTGGATGGGATCTTGATTTGTCAAAACGTGGACCTTTTTTACTACTCCGGCACCATGCAACCGGGTTTTCTCTACATTCCCAACGAGGAAGAACCGGTCTTCCTGGTCAAAAAGAACCTGGAACGGGCCATGGAAGAATCTGCTCTGAATAACATCGTCGCCCTATCCTCTCCCAAGGAAATCCCTTCTTCTTTGGCCGAAAGGGGCCTTCCGCTTCCTCAGGTACTGGGCCTGGAAATGGATGTCCTGCCGGCCAATGGATATTTTCAATTTAAGAATATTTTTAAAAAATCCCGTATCCTGGATGCCTCTATCCTGATTCGCAAATGCCGGATGATTAAATCCCCCTGGGAAATAGACAATATGCATCAGGCAGCCCAAATGATGGACAGGATGATCCGGGAAGTCCCCGGGATCTTAAGGCCGGGGATGTTGGAAATAGAGCTGGCCGGGTTGCTGGAGGCCTTCCTGCGTAAAGAAGGTCACCAGGGCTTTATAAGAAGCCGGGGATTTAACCAGGAGATCTTTTATGGTCACCTCCTTTCAGGTCCGGAAGGGGCCAAACCTTCTTATATCGATTCTCCTTCCGGGGGATTGGGCCTTGGTCCGGCCTTTGCTCAAGGGGCGGGGTTGAAGCCCATCCGGGAACGGCAACCCATCAGTATTGATTATGTGGGTTGTTATAACGGCTATCTGGTTGACCAAACCCGTATGCTTTCCATAGGCAAACCGCCGGCGCCGGTCGAAGAGGCCTTTCAGGCCGTTATCCGGATTCAGGAATCCATAAAATTAATGGCCCAGCCAGGGATGCCTTGCGATCAGGTCTATTATCGGGCTTTTGATGAAGCCAACCGTTTGGGATATAAGTCCGAATTCATGGGTGCGGGTCTTGACCAGTTGTCTTATATCGGACACGGCCTGGGGCTTGAATTGGATGAGCTCCCGATAGTTGGGAAAAAATTCGATTGGTTATTGGAAGCCGGAATGGTTATTGCCCTGGAACCCAAGATACTCCTGCCCGGATATGGGTTGGTGGGGATCGAAAACACCTTTTACATGACCGAGACAGGCCTCAAGCCCATCACTACCGCCCCGGACGAATTCCAGATACTATAAGGTCCACGGTGCAAGGTGCAAGGCTCAAGGCTCAAGGTAAAATCCTTAAACCCCTTTGCCCTATGCCCTGCGCCCTGCGCCTTAATTCATTATCGTCGGAGGTTCAATCATGGCTAAACAAATTGTTATTATCGGTGCCGTGGCTTTGGGGCCAAAGGTAGCCTGCCGGGCCCATCGGATGGATCCCACAGCCCGGGTGATACTCATAGAACAAAACCAGTATCTTTCTTACGGGGGCTGCGGCATCCCCTTTTTTATTTCAGGAGACATCAGCGACATCCAGGCCCTCATGTCCACCTCTTTTCACATGGTTCGTGATGAACAATTCTTCAGGGACGCCAAAGGGGTCGAGGTCCGCAGCCAAACCCGGGCCTTATCGATCAACCCTTTGCAGCAATCGGTCCGGATTCAAAATCGCCTGACTGGTATTGAAGAAGATATCCCCTACGATAACCTGGTCCTGGCTACAGGGGCCATTCCGAACAGGCCGGACATACCGGGAATAACCCTGCAAGGGGTTACAACCATCTCTAATCCCGCTGAAGCTTTAGTGGTTAAGGAATCCCTCAGTCGGGGGAAGGTCGGCCATTGCGTTATTATCGGGGCCGGCCCCATTGGACTGGAGATGGCCCAGGCCGTATCCGACCTCTGGGGAGTGGAAACTACTGTCCTGGAGATAAAGGATCAAATTCTTCCCGGTCTCCTGGACCTTGATTTGGCCCGGATGGTCTCGAAGGACCTTGAGGATCATGGGGTTAACCTTCTGCTGGGAGAAAAGGTGGTTCGCCTGGAGGGAGATGATCAAGGGGAGGTTAAAAAGGTGATTACCCAAAACCGGGAACTTCCGGCCGACCTGGTAATCCTGGCCGTGGGGGTCCGGCCCAATACGGCCCTGGCTCATCAGGCCGGCCTGCTCATTGGCCCTTCGGGGGGAATCGCCGTTAATGAATTCCTCCAGACTTCGGATCATCAGATTTATGCCGGCGGGGATTGTATCGAGGTCCCCCACCTGATAACCCGGCAGCCCTGCTTCTATCCCTCCGGCTCCCTGGCCAATCGGCAGGGGCGGGTCATCGGGACCAATATAGCCGGTGGGCGGGAAACCTTCCCCGGGGTTATCGGGAGTTTTGCCGTCAAAGTATTCGACTTCTCGGCCGGCAGGTGCGGTCTGACGACTGCAGCCGCCAGGCAGGCGGGATTTGATGCCGAAGAGGCCCTGGTCATCCAGGCCGACCGGGCCCATTTTTATCCGGGCCAGGAATTGATGGCCCTGAAGCTGGTTGCCGATCGGAAAAGCCGGAGGGTCCTGGGTTTGTCCGGGGTGGGGCGGAACGGGGACGCCCTGATGGCCCGTCTCAATGCCGTAGCCGGGGCCTTGCCTTATCAAATGACCATCGAAGACCTGGCCAACCTGGAGATACCCTATTCCCCGCCTTTTGCCGCTGCTATGGATATCCTGAATGCCGTAGCCAATACCCTTAAGAACACCCTGGAAGGGAAAAACCGCCCTTTACCGGTGGAAAATTTTCCGGATCTCCTGGCAGGACGACAAGAAAAGGATGTCCTGTTTCTGGATGTGCGGGGACCGCGAAATGCCCGGCCATATATTGAAAAGCTTGGCCCCCATTGGATTAATATCCCGCAGGAAACCCTCTCCCGGCGCCTTCATGAAATACCCAAGGCCGAAAATCTGGTGCTGATTTGCAACTCGGGGGTGCGCTCCTATGAAGCCCAGATCCTCCTGGACCAGGAAGGGATCAAAAACACCCGGAATCTGGCCGGAGGTCTGGCGGCCATCAAATGGGCCGGACTCAATCCCCTTGAAGAAGAGGAAGAAAAATAATGTCCGTCTCCAATTTAAAGCCTTCAAGAATTAAAACCTTGATCCAGGTGGCCCGGGGTGAAAAAAAAGCCACAACCGTCATAAAGGATTTTTCCCTGGTCAATGTTTATTCCCGGGAAATTCAAAAAGACCTGTCCCTCGCATTATTTCAGGACCGGATTGCTTATATCGGCCCGGAACCGCAAGAGTTGATTGGCCCTCAAACCCAGGTCATCAGCGGTCAGGGGGGCTATCTGTTGCCCGGATTCATAGACGGCCATACCCATCTGGACAATATCTTCACCTGCCGCTCCTTTGCCCCCTATGCCTTAATGACCGGCAATACCACAATCGTTACCGAAATGGCCATGGTCGGTAATGTTTTCGGAAGAAAAGGGGTCGATCTCTTTATGCAGGAAGCCGCAGGCCTCTCTTTAAAGATCTTTTTTACGGCCCCGTCCCTGACACCGCCCTTTCCTGAATTGGAAACCAGCCTGGGCATGACCCCCAGGGAATTTGCCGGGCTTCTGAACAAACCGGAGGTCCTGGGAATCGGAGAGGCCTATTGGCCGAGGGTCTTGGGCCTGGATTCCCGTACCTTGTCCGGTTATTCCCAGGCCCATCATTTGAACAAGACACGGGAAGGCCATGCCGCCGGGGCCAGGGGGAAAAATTTGGTGGCCTATGTTGCCGCCGGGGCCACCTCCTGCCATGAATCGACTGATGCCGAAGAGGCGGTTGAGCGGCTCCGGCTGGGCATGTCGGTCATGGTTCGTGAGGGCTTCGTGCGATCCGAACTTAAAGCGGTTGCCCCCATAGCCCGGATGGGCCTTGACCTGAGCCGGCTTATGCTGGTCTCCGACCTGTTCCATCCGGCCCAGCTCCTTAAAAAAAAGGGGATGAATGATTTACTGGCCCAGGCCGTTGCCTTTGGTTTCGATCCGGTAACCGCCGTTCAAACCGTAACCCGGAATGTGGCCGATTATTTCGGGCTGAAAGATCTGGGCGGAATTGCCCCGGGGAAGATAGCCGACCTGGTCCTGGTGGACAATTTAAAAGATTTTAACTGCCTGAAGGTCTGGACCGATGGGCAACTGGTCTGGGATCAGGGGAATTATTTAAAGGGTTCCCCTCCTTTTTCTTATCCTCCTGAGGCCTATGATTCCTTTTCAATCTCCAGGGTTGAGCCGGAAATTTTTCATATTCCTTCTTCCGAGGCTGAAGCCACGGTTCGAACAATCAAAGCCGTCAACCATACCATTACCAAAGAAGGAACGGTCCGGCTCAAGATGAATAAAGGGGCATTGCAAGCCGATCCCGATCAGGATGTTTTGAAAGCAGCCGTCTTTCAACGAAGAGATACGATTCCCCGCCCATCCCTGGGTTTTTGTCAGGGAATAGGACTGAAAAAAGGGGCCCTCGCTACCAGCCTGAATTGGGATACCAACAACATCCTGGTCATCGGGGTTACTGATCAGGAGATGGCCCTGGCGGTTAATCGTCTTCTGGAATTAAAAGGAGGCTTGGTGGTCTGCCGGGGCGAACGTATCCTGGCCGAAATGCCCATGCCCGTCATGGGTCTGATCTCCGAAGAGCCCCTGCCGGTATTGACCCGGCAGATAGAAGAAATAGATCAGGCCGTCCGATCCCTGGGCTCGACCCTGGAAAACCCCTTTCTCCTCTTGCAGACCTTTTGTTTTACCGGTTTGCCCTTTATTCGTTTGACGGACAAGGGCCTGGCGGATATACGGAAGAAGAAGTTGGTGGAAATGTTTTTGGAAGATGCTTAATGCTGGATGCTGGAAGTAAATTGAATGCACCACTCATTTATTCAACATCTTTTATTACTAAAGCGACATTCTTTACGTCATTCCCGAATGTCATTATCGGGAATCCAGGTTTTTCCAGAAAATGAGAAAACCAAAGTCCCTGGATTCCGCTCCCCGATTAAGCCATTCGGGGACAAGCTTAAAGCATGCCGGAATGACGGTTAAGGGGCGCATTAGCAAAAAAATACGCTGTAGTACTAAAGAATACTTCATGATTCGATGTTCGAAATTCGATATTCGCTTTTTCGTGTTAACTTATTCCCCCTGCAATATCTTCAGCTCCTCCTCCCCCACCACTTCCAGAAGCACCTCGCCCAAGACCTTGGCTGTTTTCCCGACAAATCGGGTACATTCATCCCGCCGTCCGTCTATTCTGCGGGCTTTAACATCCTCCGGATCATACCAGTCGCATCGGGAAATAGTCCGGCAACTGGTATCCCCATAAGTTTCCTCGGCTATTTTTTTTAACCGGTCATAAAGCATTTTTATGGTCGGGGTCAACCGGGCATCTTCCATTTCATCCTTGTTTGCAGCGGCAAAGAGACAACCGATGACCTGCACGGCCCCGGCCAGGGCCCCACAAAAATCACCCCGGTAACAGCCTCCGGTCAACCCGGCCATGGCCCGCATCGCCACATCCCTTTCTTCTTCTCCAATCATATCCAGGCCCACGGCCAGGACGGCCTGGGCTCAATATAATTCATTGGCAAACAAAACCATGGCCTTTTCAGACATGCTTTCAGGGGTCACCATAAATAATCTCCTAATAATTCGATGTTCGATATTCGTATTAAGCCTTCATGACCCATTGGGTCACCACGAAGCATGAAAAAGGATTCAAGGGGTCCAGGGGCCAAGGGTTCAAGTGAAAGGCTTGGAATTAAAGCCCTTGAACCCTCGAATCCTGGAATCTTGGAATCCTATTTTCGAACTAAATATACTGATTAACCAGTTCTTCCAAAAAAGGTTCAATGCCTTCGGGATGGGTGGTTAGCACTTCCTCAATGGCCTTTTCGATCTTCCGTTTCAAAACCAGGTCTTTCATGTCCCGGACCGACCGGTAGGCCCCGCCGCGGCGCCCGAAACGATAGATCAAACGTTCTTCTGCCGAAAGATGCAAATAGGCATCCAATCCTGCCAGCATCCTCCCTTTGTCCTGCGGAAGGGTGCCCGAAATATCTTCCAGCAGGTTCATAATGTGATCGGATGTGATGGTGCTGGTTATCCCCTCCAAATGGTCGATCATCAGTCTGATCTCCTCAACCATTTCATCATCGGTCAAGGGTTGAAAGGTTCCTTCAGCTACTAATTGATAAAGGGGGATTCTTTCGGGAACCCTTAAGGAACGTATCCGGATATAATCGGGATTAATGGCATTCAAGACCCTGGCCGTTTCCAGAGCATGTTCCTCACTGAGGGCCTTCCCTCCCAGACCGGGCATCCAGTATTCAGAAAGAGAAATACCCGCTTCTTTGCATTTTTTTCCGGCCTCGATCTGTTCAGCCGCTGTAACCCCTTTTTTCATCCATTGCAAAATAGCATCCGAGCCGCTTTCCAACCCGATATGGATGCGGTCCAGACCGGCCTTTCTTATCCCGGTCAACTCTTCGACCGTTTTCCGGCTGACGGTCCTGGCCCGGGCATAAGAAGTGATCCTGGAGATCTGGGGGATCTCCTTCCGTAAAAAGGTCAGGACCTCGATCAATTCTTCGGCCGGCAGGACCAGATTATTGGCGTCCTGGAGAAAAACCGTAAATTCCTGGTAATACATCCAGGCCGCCACATTTCGATAGGCATGGGAATAATTCGGTTGATGAAACACCTGGGTGATAACGCTGTCATCAACCTTTCCGTTGCCACCCAACCGGAAGGAAAGGGCCTTTAACTCCTCCATGATTCTGGTGATGGTTCGGATATCTTCCTTGATTTCTTCAACACTACGCCGGGAAAACCGGGTCCCCTTGTAAACCGGACAAAAAAGGCATTGATTCCAGGAACAATTCCTTGTTATCCGTATCAATAAACTCCGGGCCTCGCTCGGTGGTCGGATGGGGCCCTGCTCAAAATCCAATTTCTCCATCAAATTACTCCAGATACAAATTTAACCCTCAGGGCTACTATGTGCCAGAAGCAATGGGTAAACGATATTAAGGTCTTCTCTTCACCCATAGCCTATTGCCTATTGCCCATAGCCAATTTAAGATTATTTATCCTTGCAGCTTGCTCTTGAAACTTGAAACTTTTTAAATCGCTATCGTATATTAACCATTCCAAAGTCTTTTGACAATCCCCCTTTTTCGAATTACAATTTCATGGAAATGACTTTTACCGGACCCTGACCCCCGACCCCTGACCCCGTTTTTCATACTTGCAACTTGTATCTTGAAACAGGCAACCTTTTTCATTTAAGTTTTTCAAACTTCCTGCCGATAAGAGAATACGGTCGGAGAAACATCTCAAGCGCTCAAGATGCATATCATTGCCACCCATAAAAACACTGACTTTGATGGCTTTGCCTGTCTTCTGGCCGCCGCCATCCTTTATCCTGAGGCGACGCCGCTTCTTCCGAAAACATTAAACGCCAACGTCCGGTCTTTTTATAGTCTCCATAAAGACATTTTCCCTTTTATCGAAGAAATCGACCTGGATCCTTCCCTGGTCACCCGGCTCATCGTTGTTGATGCCAACTCCTGGTCCAGGATCGAGCTGCCGGCCCCTATCCCGGCCAATCCTGACCTTGAGATCCATATCTGGGACCACCACAGCAATTCCGGTAATATTCGTGGAACTGAACGCTGGGTACGGTCTATCGGCGCGGCAACGACCCTACTGGTAAGAAAGATCGAAAAGGAAGGTAAAAAGATTTCTCCCATAGAATCCACCCTCTTTTTAG from Deltaproteobacteria bacterium includes the following:
- a CDS encoding TIGR01212 family radical SAM protein (This family includes YhcC from E. coli K-12, an uncharacterized radical SAM protein.) gives rise to the protein MNNQPYNRYAAYLTQTFGCRVQKISLDAGLTCPNRDGSKGTGGCLYCNAQGSGTGVYSETPSIEQQLRQGKSFLSSRYGAKKFIAYFQSFTNTYGPLKILESLYREALSVEDVVGLSVGTRPDCISPEILDLLAGFQSSHLVWIEYGLQSFHPQTLQLINRGHTIEDFILAVEETRKRNINICAHVILGLPGEGLKECLYTADRLAELDIQGLKIHSLFINQGTLLEKWWRQGRYHPLQQDQYVDWACRFLEHCPPHWIIQRLTGDPHPKQLAAPLWALEKQKTLKMIQDWFQRTGSFQGAEWLKGASLEDRCA
- a CDS encoding methylated-DNA--[protein]-cysteine S-methyltransferase, whose protein sequence is MGRTTVFYDSKAFPLLGRVYVAATEKGLCALSLPGHPVESFFQKILSHFQPHFFTQLPDPFQDLYHQLDQYLVGRKMVFEIPLDLEGTPFQRQVWEALTAIPYGETRSYGEIARAIGRPKAGRAVGQANHNNPIPIVVPCHRVIGSRGDLVGYGSGLPLKEKLLALEREAVGMLDT
- the rpsB gene encoding 30S ribosomal protein S2, whose protein sequence is MSYVSMKQLLEAGVHFGHQTKRWNPKMKPYIYGARNGIYIIDLQKTVNLFKTAYDFVVDTVAQGGSVLFVGTKKQAQESIKEETERCGMFFVNHRWLGGTLTNFVTIRLGIERLKYLERIKADGTIQRFPKKEIINMDREYVKLLRNLGGIKELESLPKAIFVIDPRKERIAILEAKKLGIPLVSVVDTNCDPDEIDYIIPGNDDAIRAIRLITSKIADACLEGKTKREEAQQAEIDKEVFVEESPAETGAPGMKKGESPQGPAGPEVIIIRKLEEIPAQGGAES
- the frr gene encoding ribosome recycling factor, which codes for MAEKVYKETSEKMEKAIEALKKDLSRIRTGRASVSLLDGLRVQYYGSQVPLNQVASIAVPESRLITIQPWDIKAIGDIEKAILKSELGLNPINDGKIIRINIPQLTEERRRDLVKVIKKIAEESRVALRNIRRESNESFKELKKDKTISEDGFFKGQEEIQKITNDFIERVDRISEEKEKEILSF
- a CDS encoding aminopeptidase P family protein → MTYSPLPIAYSLSIKKKDGREKLRSKKGNPMNPNDAPSLLFVPSTEIETRIRCIQDQMVQEGLDGILICQNVDLFYYSGTMQPGFLYIPNEEEPVFLVKKNLERAMEESALNNIVALSSPKEIPSSLAERGLPLPQVLGLEMDVLPANGYFQFKNIFKKSRILDASILIRKCRMIKSPWEIDNMHQAAQMMDRMIREVPGILRPGMLEIELAGLLEAFLRKEGHQGFIRSRGFNQEIFYGHLLSGPEGAKPSYIDSPSGGLGLGPAFAQGAGLKPIRERQPISIDYVGCYNGYLVDQTRMLSIGKPPAPVEEAFQAVIRIQESIKLMAQPGMPCDQVYYRAFDEANRLGYKSEFMGAGLDQLSYIGHGLGLELDELPIVGKKFDWLLEAGMVIALEPKILLPGYGLVGIENTFYMTETGLKPITTAPDEFQIL
- a CDS encoding FAD-dependent oxidoreductase; translation: MAKQIVIIGAVALGPKVACRAHRMDPTARVILIEQNQYLSYGGCGIPFFISGDISDIQALMSTSFHMVRDEQFFRDAKGVEVRSQTRALSINPLQQSVRIQNRLTGIEEDIPYDNLVLATGAIPNRPDIPGITLQGVTTISNPAEALVVKESLSRGKVGHCVIIGAGPIGLEMAQAVSDLWGVETTVLEIKDQILPGLLDLDLARMVSKDLEDHGVNLLLGEKVVRLEGDDQGEVKKVITQNRELPADLVILAVGVRPNTALAHQAGLLIGPSGGIAVNEFLQTSDHQIYAGGDCIEVPHLITRQPCFYPSGSLANRQGRVIGTNIAGGRETFPGVIGSFAVKVFDFSAGRCGLTTAAARQAGFDAEEALVIQADRAHFYPGQELMALKLVADRKSRRVLGLSGVGRNGDALMARLNAVAGALPYQMTIEDLANLEIPYSPPFAAAMDILNAVANTLKNTLEGKNRPLPVENFPDLLAGRQEKDVLFLDVRGPRNARPYIEKLGPHWINIPQETLSRRLHEIPKAENLVLICNSGVRSYEAQILLDQEGIKNTRNLAGGLAAIKWAGLNPLEEEEEK
- a CDS encoding UMP kinase, translating into MALSKTKYKKILLKLSGEALAGDKGFGIDVKVLAKTAKEIKEVVTLGAQIGIVVGGGNIFRGVAASARGMDRIQADYLGMLATLFNAVAIKESLKNEKIQAQVLSALPVQGLTEAYIPQSAKVLLEKGTVLLLAAGTGNPFFTTDTAAALRASELGAEVILKATQVDGVYDQDPKLNPEAKIYSEISYSQFLQSHLQVMDATAVSLARENNIPIVVFNGLIKGNLKKIILGSRIGTLIKG
- the tsf gene encoding translation elongation factor Ts, producing MNITSELVKALREKTMAGMMDCKEALKAAEGDMEKAVEYLRKKGLATAQKRAGRTTSQGQVGSYIHGGGKIGVMVEVNCETDFVGRTDQFGELVHNLAMHIAAANPVCVRREDMPAELLEKEKEIYRAQAKETGKPEKVIEKIVEGKVEKYFKEACLMEQPYVKNPDVSITDLLNEKVSQIGESITIRRFARYQLGEE